The Molothrus ater isolate BHLD 08-10-18 breed brown headed cowbird chromosome 10, BPBGC_Mater_1.1, whole genome shotgun sequence sequence AAGTTTTAGAACAAGAACTGATATAAAGGGTGGTACCAGAAGATTCTACCAATATAttttcaagtgtttattatAAGCATGCACCCAAACTCAAAACTAAAAATCCAGCATGTCCAAGCCCAGATCCTAATTTTACAGCTGCTCCATTATCTTTTATAAGGAAACAGTCTAAACTCTCAAATCTTAATGCAATTGGAATCTGGCATGTTAGAGGCCTAGAGTTTTTCAGGTTGTATCTAGCTTTTGGATTCAAATTGTGGCCAATCCCTAGCAAATCATTCATGCTCTGTCCATAAAAACTTTTACACCAATATGAGTCATagatcctaaaaaaaaaaaaaatgcgTCTTAAGTAACCCAAATGAGCTCAGGGttgctttttttgctgcagaaGAATGGAAAGTGGAATAATTCAAGGTCATCTGCAGAAAACTATCAAAGTGTtctcttcaccccattttttcATTACTGTTATAGTCTACACCAAAGAAACAGCTAGGCAAGATTTcataatttcagaataaattatttcccagaaactaaattgaaataatgaaataaaacatgataaaaataaaatatgtaaaactTTTGGTTTATATGATTTACATCCATCACCTTCTCTGGTTTTTTATACTCCAATCTGAAGAGATGTTTGACAAGCAAAGgcgggaaaaaaaaaaaggaagaaaaatcaggcACCCAAGAGTACTCATTCTGGAGGCATTAGTGGCCGGCCAATTTCTCAGACATCAAAAGGGAAGTGAGATGCAGAGTAGTAGCCCCCTAGCTGCACATGGTGAAGTGCATCTAGAGTGCATCACAGTCAAGAACCCTCAAAACCAGCACTTATTTTAATCATCATTAATCCCTAGCAAGCATTGGTTGGAAGGCTCTGGATCTGGCTAAGTTATGTGAAGATACTTAGGTGTCAAAGGAATAGCCTAACTTGTAAAATGTTGAACATTCAGTAGTTTGTATTAATTCCATCACAAGAACCCAGATGTGCATTGTGGGttgttttccttgtcttttGCTTAGCACACCGGATTCTGCAAGGCAAGAGTTATCAGTGATGCAGATGAAGCTGATGGAACAGATATAACCTGCGAAATCTACCATCCCTGGGTACGTACTCAGTTATGGACACATCTCTGGCTGTATCCTCATGCAGGTTGCAGCAATCTTGCTTAGCCCAGACTGGCAGATGATTGTAAAATTTATGCAAATTTTCTATTGCCTGGGTGCGATGCAGCCTGTCAGGACAGACTGACCTGCAAGTCCTAGGTCACTCAAAGGATTGATCAGAATTGAGCTGTCCCTACCACTCCTTTCAAGCATGTCTTCTCTCAGTTTAATCACTTGACTAAGCATCAGTGAGTAGAGACTGGCAAAAAAGTTCAAAGGAATTTTAGAAAGCAAGGGGAGGGGAGATGATCTTTATCATATCTGGTATTCCAGTTTATATCACAACAGCTACTCCAGtgtggatttgttttgttttgatctATCACAAATACTTCCTCAGCTGGTTATATAATTTCAAAATGGTGTAGTATTTCAGGCAGATTTTCAGTAACTTGGCATTTTATTATCTATTCCTTCTCCCCcatcatgaaaaaaatacagatttttttccttaaagatcATTAGAGCTATGAATGCAAACCTGCTAACTCccccctctctctttctcatcAATTTCTTCTACCCTATCAACACCTGATTTATACCTCCTCCCTGTTGTTTTTATAAACAGCACCATGGCTGTGGGCAAAGAGGGAAACATTCAGCCCTGGGACATCCACGCAGACATCCCCACTGTCATCATCATTTTGGTCACAGACATCGCCATAAGCATCACCACAGACATGAATGTCCCCCCTCCTCTCAGTCCAGACCTGAAGACCCTGAGCATAACCCCAAATCCAGCAAGGAAGATCAAGACAGCAACAAAGAACTttcttctccccctcctccccatgATGAACCAGATCATCATCATTCTACTCTACCTCCTCATGGACCAGACCATGACCATCCTCCTCACCACCATGGACCACCCTGTCCCCCTCCTCATGGACCAGACCATGACCATCCTCCTCACCACCATGGACCACCCTGTCCCCCTCCTCATGGACCAGACCATGACCATCCTCCTCACCACCATGGACCACCCTGTCCCCCTCCTCATGGACCAGACCATGACCATCCTCCTCACCACCATGGACCACCCTGTCCCCCTCCTCATGGACCAGACCATGACCATCCTCCTCACCACCATGGACCACCCTGTCCCCCTCCTCATGGACCAGACCATGACCATCCTCCTCACCACCATGGACCACCCTGTCCCCCTCCTCATGGACCAGACCATGACCACCCTCCTCACCACCATGGACCACCCTGTCCCCCTCCTCATGGACCAGGtcaccaccaccctcctcaccaCCATGGACCACCCTGTCCCCCACCTCATGGACCAGGtcaccaccaccctcctcaccaCCATGGACCACCCTGTCCCCCACCTCATGGACCAGGtcaccaccaccctcctcaccaCCATGGACCACCCTGTCCCCCACCTCATGGACACCCTCCTCATCACTGTCATCACTATTACAGACATCATCACAACAAGACAAGCATATCAGAGAAGTATTTTCCATGCCATGTAACAGGAGCTGTCTATCGCATCCCAGTTCTAAATCAGCAGGATTCTCTCACACCTCCTACTGCAAACTTTCCTGAACTATCCCAATGCAACCTTCACTTTTCCAGCACTGGCTCAAAACTAAAGGAGATGGCAGAATTTCCAGGCTTTCCAGATCACCCTACACAATCAAAATCATGCCCCGGAAAACCCAAACTTCATCTTCCAaaatttttgcctttatttcctCATAGCCTTGTAACAGAAAATTCTCCTATATGACCTCAGAGAATGATGTTCCTGGCTCAATAATTTCAGGGGCAACCACAGTCCTACGGTCAATGAAAACAGCAGATGCAGAAGTGGGAAAAGCATTCTGTTTCTAGGAAGGAGAATCAGTGAAAATATTCATTAAGTATTTCAACCTATGTCTTCATCATGGCTACCTCAAGTTCCACTGTAACTGAAAGGCTCAAAATTCTGAGTCCCTCAGATAATGTGAATGGGTAAAAATCTCCTCAGAAAACAATGTTCTTTCAGTTctaacaaaaaggaaaattctctAATAGTGCAAATTACCATCtataatctttcttttttttcataattcatAATTATAATGTACTTCTCCAAGGAATCTGACCTAGAGGAAATTTGACTGTTTTCCATAAAAAAGTAATCCATGACATTACATTCATGCTTTATACAgatttatagaaaataaaaatgcaagcatttttttcttgacaCAGTtgcctgttttggttttttttttgttgtatttttactACACATAATTAGCTATTGGATACTGAACTAGAAATTATATTAAACTATGAAGCTATTTAAGTATTAAACATCCACAAAGCAAACTCTAGCATAAATTGACTAATGGTGTTTGGGTTAGCACTGTTATCTAGCGGTCTGAGAACAGTTAATGACTTGCTGTCTCACTGCAGGGTGGCCTGCACAGGTGCTTCCATCACTACAGCTGCTGGTGGTGATACACAGAAATATTGCAGTCAAGGACAGCCCTTCTCAAATAGTTCATAATTGCTCTcaggggaagagaaaagcagatgcATGTAATAACTCTTTCgtgtaaatgttttctttattgctGAACCTTCCTCACTGGAAACTGAgttgggaggagaaggaagaaagaacaGTGGTGCCTCTTTATACTCCAGCCCCCATCAAGGTCAAGTCCCTTCAGACTGTCCAGGGACCAGCAAGCTGGTTCAGAACAGCCATGTCATCAGCAAGAACATGGGATTAATCTCAAAAAAGTTAGTAACTTGATCATCCAAATAGCTTTTTAATGGCATAAAGTGAAACACAGTGCAAAGGccacactgaagaaaaagaaagaaaatgaggacCCATTGTGACTGAGTGAAGATtgactaatttttaaaagtctgttaTCACATATGAACAAACTTATTTCTGGTTTAGTTTATCCACAGTGTCTAAAGTGCATTTTCTTTAATCAAAACTTGTACCAAGTGTGGTGAGTTTGCCCTGGCTGGGTGCCAGGTACCCACTaaagctgctctgtcactgctctcatcagccaggcaggggagagaaaatataacagaaaGCTCATGTGTCAAGGTAAGGCTtgagagatcactcaccaaataTCATCACAGGCGAAACTGACTGGACTTGGGGAAATTGGCTTATTACTAATCAAAACAAAGTaagagaatgagaaataaagtaaaatctTTAAAACACCTTCTTCCCAGGCTTAAATTTACTTCTGATTTTCTCTACCTTCTCCCTCAGCTGGTGCAgggggatgggaatgggagtTGCAGCCAGCTCATCACATGTTGCTCCTAGCCCTCCTTTTTCCTCAGGATAAGGACTCCCTACACTCTTCCTTGCTCCAGCCAGGGATCCCTCCCACTGGAGGCAGTCCTTCATAAACTGCTCAGTGTAGGTCCTTTCCATGATGTGCAGTCCTTTAGGAACAGACTGCTCCAGCATCGGTGCCctcacaagtcctgccagaaaacctgctccagcccaggcttccacagggtcacagcctccactgggcatccacctgctctggtgtggggtCCTCCATGAGCTGCAGGTTAATCCCTGCTCCACCAGTGACCTCCAGGGGTTGTagggacacagctgcctcaccatggtctgcTCCATAGGCTGCAGGAAAATCTCTACTCCTCACCCACAGCAGTTCCTCCCACACCTTCTTCACAGGCCGTGGGATTTGCATAGCTGTTTTTCTCACAtattctctctcttctctctcgTGTTCTTTCCcagttccttcttttttttccttcaccacTGTGTTATCCTAGAGGCACTACCACCAGCACTGATGGACTCAGCCAGAACTGGATCCATCTTGGAACTGActggcattggctctgtcagacataggagaagcttccagcagcttctcacagaagccacccctgtaaTACCTTGCTATCAAAACCTTGCCACACAAATCAAATACAGCAAGAAACAGCTGGAACACAGAAACCAAGACAATCCCAAGGTGTTCACAGACTCAAAGCTATTTGGTGCCACACAGGGGACAAAAGCACCAGATGTTCTCAGCCATCTCTAATCCTGGCTTGACCAGACTCAGATGATAGTGTTTAATCCTTTGTTCTTGGGTGTCACATTTCTGTAATGATAACAAAGCACTATGATCACTGACTAATCTATAAGCCAGGCAGTCTCCACATGGCAGCAGAGATGGACTTTCCAATAGGACCATGAAGGACAAGGTTTATCAAGTGCTATTGAAGGGTTACGTGACATTCAACCATATGCACATGTCCAAAGACTTTTCAAACACATTCTGAGCACTATAGTTCTCAGAACTGTTGCAGCCTGAACACTAAACAGATCTATAAAATTTACAAGGTTGTTGTCCAAAACTTCGTTGCCACTGTGACCTTCCTGGATGTTTTATTTAAGCCTTGTAAAATTCATTCTCAGTAGCAGTTTAGGTGTTAAGTCAGAAAGCTACAGCCACTTCTTTCTCTTATGCTTTACTTTGCCTAAACTggtccccagctgcagccattCATCCTGCTATCTTGATGGCAGGTGGATAACCTTAGTGTCATTCTGGTGAACAAACAAAGTTTATTTAGATAAACTCAGAAGTTTATTTGCAGTATAAACAGGGTATGATAAGAACCAACCAACCCCAGCAACCCACTCACTGTTTACTTAACTACTGCtcctgaaaaagagaagaggTGACTACAATCCTGTCAGACATTCCTTTTACATTTGGTTCTTAAAGAGCCTTCTAATTCAGGGGGCCTTTTTCATCCAGTTATGAAGGCCTTCATTGTACTAGCACTCTGCTTTAGTTTTTTCTCTAGCAAAGACATTCCTCTTGCGTTTGAGTTTTCAGACTGTGATGACCCTGATGTCTTTAAAGCTGTTGATGCAGCACTGAAGAAATACAATGAAGATGAAGCAACTGGTACCCAATTTGCTCTATACGTGGTGATGGAAGCCAAGAGAACTGTAAGTAGACtttgcaaaaaaccccaaaagttgGAATTGTTTATGCACTCTGAATCAGCTTATCTCCATCTCGTTTGTTAGGGGGCAAGCATGAAAGCACAGTGTCttccaaaaatgttttaaaaaatcaaagtgaCTTGCACAGTAAGATACTTGTTTCCCTGACAAGTAGGGGTGTATATTATGTTTTTATCAGCAGAACTCTGTGTGCTGGTGAATTGCTTACTAATGCAAGGAACAAAGAATAGAAAATTTCTATCACCAACGCAATTTGTCTTATTATTCCActctgttctcttttttctttattgggATTTCTACCCCTTTCCATCATCTGTAAGGTTTTCAGGCCAATGGCAAAACCAGgcttataaaaaaatatactcTTGACTTGGGAAGAGGTGGTGCTGCACATAAAAAAGAATCACCTGATAAAGTTTGGCAATATTCTGACTTGTTTGTGAGTATTATTTGATTGACACCTAAGTCACAGATCTATCTAGAATCACTAGGTGGTATTTTAGTCAAATAGGATGACAGCTAAAATTACAGGAGAAAAGAATGCAACAGGATCCTTTGCCTGGAATCCTTCTATATAGCCTTAATCTAACAAAAGAGTATTTACCTCGGAGAGGTATACAAAGATGGTATTACCATAATAATGACAAGCATTCTTTTACTTGAAAATAACATTAGCATATTTTTTCTACTGGATTGGATTTTCATATGTAAACCACAAGAAATCCAGTGTGAGAGAATATTTTGCACTCCAAAATCACAAGACACTTTTACCCAGACAGAAATTGACCTCGGAAAGGAGCCATGCATTGCTAAACACTTACGGCAAATTACCCACATCTCCTGGCACCTGCCCTCTTGTGCTCCTGTTTACACATTGGGGAGATTTTAGCATGTGGAGACAAAGAGTAAAATCAGAAAGGCctttatataattaatattaagtAAATGAATAGTCTCACTGAACATTCTTAACATTCTCACTCTTAACAACAGCCAAATGCAAATATCTCCATATCAGAGCTGTAGTACCACCTACCTTCCTTTTGCTGGTGTTCCCAAAGGAAAGAGAGGAGTTTCAGAATTTTATCTTAAACAATGCTATATTTTTAAGAATACATATTTATTGCAATTATTATTCATCTTTCCTTCTCTAGATAGccatctttccttttcttaaaagatacaaagtggaaataaattattactttGAATCATTGATCTGATTATGATGTTAagtaaaaaagagagaaaatgaatcTGCAATTAAAATTTCCTCATATTTGAGattctttttctaaaaagagTATAGATTTTACTCCTCGCTAGTCTCACAACCTTGAATGCATTAATTAAATAGCTGCTTATTACATATTCATGTACATTCATTATTGATAATGtaataaaacataaaagctTACTAATGAAAGACTAAACCTGCCCCAGTTAAACGCATAGCTGTTCGTAATAGTAATGAAATAAACTAATAGCAAATAATACAGAAACAATGCTTTGTTTACTTACTGAGCTGATTTACTGCAGATTTAGAACACTGTAACAGAGAACAGAATTTGGCTCTTTTAAAATCCAAACAGTATAATCTGATGTAATTCCATAAAAGTCAATTTCTACCTGCTGAGGATTGTCTATTATATTTTTAGAGCCCCTTTTATCCTTTTTTACAACTATTATACAAGGTACCTCTACACTTCTTCATACCTGTAGCAATACACAACAGGAATTAAGAGAAGGCAGAATATAATGCTGTGTCTACTGCATCAGTGTAAATCCAGTATATGCCAACCACATCAGCTCAACTTCATTTTTTTGGTAGCACTAAGGCAAGAATTATAATTTAATCCTCCCAGCAGAGATAGAGAATAATAACTGGATATTTTAGAGTAATCAGTGCTAAACTACAGCAGTTGCCTGTTTGTATTTGAAAAGTCACATTGGCAGAGCATTTTTAGTGGCTGTAAAAGGTTAGTAACTTCTGACTTTATATCTTCTCTAAAGGATGAACCAAAACCCTATAGTGTTGTCACTGTCCCCTGTAGGCACAGGCCTGCTACCTCGTTTATGACAAGGAGAAAATGCCCATTACTGGTTTACCAAATTCTGAAGTACTTACACTGGCCAGGCCAAATTTtgcttaatatttttatttcatcttatGGGATTGCTGAggctgtcctgccctgcagcccagcctccGATG is a genomic window containing:
- the HRG gene encoding histidine-rich glycoprotein, which encodes MLLLASAFFLTLLQCSNAQNEIGITPADCNTIETDAGVALDLVNRHRRDGYVFGLFRVADAHELHLGNSTVLYLTLDVLETECSVLSRRHWESCDYSDTYPMDFGQCKIITYTNHLLKKPQLYGFNCTLSPVPPDLVECKDCPVKLEALEVTEQHKDIAAKALRKFNSEGNHTNNFAVDKVERVLKMTASREGHILGFSIKETNCSKSMQETDQALECDFLHDWHAHTGFCKARVISDADEADGTDITCEIYHPWHHGCGQRGKHSALGHPRRHPHCHHHFGHRHRHKHHHRHECPPSSQSRPEDPEHNPKSSKEDQDSNKELSSPPPPHDEPDHHHPPHHHGPPCPPPHGPDHDHPPHHHGPPCPPPHGPDHDHPPHHHGPPCPPPHGPDHDHPPHHHGPPCPPPHGPDHDHPPHHHGPPCPPPHGPGHHHPPHHHGPPCPPPHGPGHHHPPHHHGPPCPPPHGPGHHHPPHHHGPPCPPPHGHPPHHCHHYYRHHHNKTSISEKYFPCHVTGAVYRIPVLNQQDSLTPPTANFPELSQCNLHFSSTGSKLKEMAEFPGFPDHPTQSKSCPGKPKLHLPKFLPLFPHSLVTENSPI